AACCGTAATATCTTTCAATTTGTTAAATCAATTGTATTCCTCCGGAACTAATGGCACCTCATTTTTTTACGCATTTTAGTATCTTAGCAGCAAATTTAgcaatgctggtttcatactttcgagcctcttgccgctttgccgctatGAAGAAGATTTTGCTTCATTGCGCAGtcacaccagaaacgctagcggtgaccagcggcaagccgatatatcgagcactccaccgctttgcccaagcggcagcaccgctgggagttgaattcaagtcaactccgagcggtgccgctctgacgtatgagaacaaaatacgagtTTGGAGCGGTGCTTAGCGGCAACAGTGATCGGTTGGATTGAAGTGCAAGCGGTATGATGAAGCGTCACAGCGggaagcggcagaaagtatgaaaccagcataagagcATTGAACATCGAGTAACGTGCACTCATCTGCACGATATATAGATcttattattaatcatgacaaCTTTAATAGTAATGGAAATCCATACCATACATTACGAGCTGCATCACGTGACAAAAAACGTGGTTATCATTATAGCGACACATCAACAATATTATTTCAACAATTCTTCCCATACCTTTGtgcaggagccaaccgttgttaatcaaCGATAAATCCACACGTTACGATAGCGTAACAACGAACGCAAGTTAACATAATcgttacgcgtgagcgcgtagaaattcgtcatgcctggaacatgtGTGTTGCTTTGAGAGCACACCACAATACCAATGCTCCATTTGTGTAAACCTAATGAATTCCGGTAAAATATAAAAACTTTTTGAAGTATTTTGGGTTGTTGTTTGGATAAATTATCAGAGGAAGTAGCGTagattataaaataattaaaagtgTAAACCCAATACAttgaaatataattatgttaaactttcatcgatttgaaattgactgtttttttaaatatttgagatATTGCCCAATAATGGAGCAGTTATGTAGTAGTGTGTTCCCTTTCATTTGGAGCTGTTTGGAGGGAGCGGCTAAACATTACCGTTTTATTATATAGTTTTATTATTGATGTGAACAGAGCAGTCATCGATATTCTTGTAATGTTGAGTGGCGACAATtggccttttcggtaaatcccataagcctttgcctGTACACATGAGAACTCATtcgacgtcacgccgacttgcaatgcgcagtaacgatgttcgataaacgatgtgcgcatcggtgcaGATCGGCGTcgcgtcaaatgacgacatctcaggtgtactcgcaaaggcttatgggatttaccgtatAAGTCAATTAACTGACTTTCcttatgaaataatcatgtgaattaaaccatgtttgaccgttgttcatcaccgtttaacaactcgcgtccggcgcgtctgcgtggtttacttcactaGCTGCCCTCGCGAATTTTATCACGCACACGACGCTGATTCATTGTTGTTAAACGGcggcgaaacatgattgaatcccaaaTTACTTAATATTAAAATTCAAGCCACAATCGGAATTGACAGCAGCGTGACCCAGCGGTTATGGTATTTGACTCTGGTACAAGAAGTTTCCGGTTCAATTCCTGATGGAGGCAAATATCCAAAACATCCGCTCTCTTTGAATTGTGGGACACATCCAGTGAATGACAAAGATCTAGCAGTAAGTTCATATCAGTGTAATGCCTGGCTGTCTGTACACCAGAAAAGAAAAGTGTATGGCATTAAATGATTTACACAGGTTAAATATAACTGAAGAACCAAAAATGCcacactgcgcaggtcagcaaccaatcacgccgtgtCTTTACCTCGACgacagacgcaaactagtcttttttaattcggtcttcaataatagtAATAAAGAAACGTAAATGTAAATAAGTGCTGTTGGACACAATTACATCGCGCGGCAGCGGAGGAAGTTTTCAAAGGGATTCAAAAACACCGAGTTCGTCGGGACGTACATCTATAGTATTATGAACTTACGgtataaaattgctgcaaaatctAGGTGATGCAGTTTTACCTGTGCCTAACATACATCGAATCAACGGTCGGGAAAAAGACACAAGAGAAGGTGTAATGTTGTGGAgcgtggtgtggtgtggtgtggtggtggtggagggtgATGTGGTATAGTGATTGAGTATTGTTATTCTTATGTTATATACTGCAGAAGACTTTATTTTGTTACCGCACTGGATATGTATCGGCAGTGAAATATCACCCATATCATAACAAGCCGATGCGAATACGATAACGAAGATATCAGAAACAAAATAATGACTAAGAAATACGGTATACTACTTACAGTCTTCCATACACAAACTTTACTGTTATTTATAGTATTTTGGTGTTTGAAATActctaaaacattttaaataatccatAATGACAAAAGATTTGCTTCACATTCTGGCATGATGGACAGATATTATGATGAATCTATATTGCCTTTATTACGgtatatatttaattttatttacttTCAACTGGTTCGGGCCTCGTTCAGTAACAACATCATGGCACATTTGTGTCTAGCGTTCTACCCCCACTAGAGGAGTTATTTACTGTTTCTTCCAGTGGCGCAATTTTAGATGAAAGTTTGCTGCATCCACACGACAATGTCAAATTCTCAAGCTCTTTTCGTGTGGTTTTTCTGAATCCCGCATTCATTAAAGCCAAAGTGACCGCATCGAACCAGCTTCCAGAAAGCGCAAGCCAATAGACAAAGAATTCTAAATTTGGTGGTAACGGTCGATTGGCAAATGCAACTGCGGGTATAGCGATGGCGTATGGCATCCACGCAATTGCGAAAGTCAACGTTACAGCCGTGAACATTCGAATTGCCTTACCTTCTCCGCGTAGAGACTTCTTCTTTTTCTTATCCTCGTCAGAATAAACCTGACGTGCTTCGATAAATCGAAGCTGCTTCACAGTGACACGATAAAGTTTAAAGTAAatgaaaatgataataattaatgGGATAGTGAATGAAAAGAGTCCAGTACAGAAGGCTTGGATGCTGAAATGAGGATCTGTGAGATTAGGAACACAGACCGCAGCATACGGTCGGTACACAATTGGTGGTCCTATATGAAGTACTGGAGTAAAAAGCACAGAAACGATAACAATGTCTAGAAACCAAATGTAGCCTATGAGAAATAGGACGCGTTTTCGTGTTACCCACATTGGGTACTGAAGAGGTTTCATGATGGCAATATAGCGATCAGCGCTAAGACATAGGAGACTGTTCTTCGACACACCACTGAAGATACTAATAGCACAGCAGAGTGCAACACACATGCCATGGTTGTATATCCATTGTCCTGCAATAGCTGGTGCAACGTACATCAAAACACCCACTCCTATTCCAAAATCAGCCACGGAGAGGGAAATAAGAAACAAGCGATTATGTTCCGGGATGTTTTTGGTATGTGGTAACACCCAAACGCACAATGCGTTTCCAGATAAACTTAATATTGCGGTAAGTAACATAAGCGTAGATCGGTATATAGCTCCTGGTGTCCCCCATAGTGAAGAGAAACCATCATCATCGGTGATGTTCGACAGTAGGCTGCTGTTATTGCTACGGAACTCCATCAGAGAATAAAACCGAATGGTAAACACAACGTAGTATAAGAGGTAGAGATGCACTCACTACTAACATAAAAGGTTTAATATTCCTCAATTTACAGttgtcactgtttattataataaACGTGTATCTAAAGTAATGAAGTGGAAAATGTTTGTAGAATAAACCTTGTTGCTGCCAAATTGCACATAACAATTTCAATCATGGGTTCATCCATGGAGAAATCGAAACTGATTTCTTTATTATACTAGAAACAAAGTCAACACTACATTGGTTAAaatgttttcctgttttgt
The Amphiura filiformis chromosome 3, Afil_fr2py, whole genome shotgun sequence DNA segment above includes these coding regions:
- the LOC140147387 gene encoding trace amine-associated receptor 9-like translates to MEFRSNNSSLLSNITDDDGFSSLWGTPGAIYRSTLMLLTAILSLSGNALCVWVLPHTKNIPEHNRLFLISLSVADFGIGVGVLMYVAPAIAGQWIYNHGMCVALCCAISIFSGVSKNSLLCLSADRYIAIMKPLQYPMWVTRKRVLFLIGYIWFLDIVIVSVLFTPVLHIGPPIVYRPYAAVCVPNLTDPHFSIQAFCTGLFSFTIPLIIIIFIYFKLYRVTVKQLRFIEARQVYSDEDKKKKKSLRGEGKAIRMFTAVTLTFAIAWMPYAIAIPAVAFANRPLPPNLEFFVYWLALSGSWFDAVTLALMNAGFRKTTRKELENLTLSCGCSKLSSKIAPLEETVNNSSSGGRTLDTNVP